Sequence from the Bacteroidales bacterium genome:
CCGATTTCTTCATCAGGGAAATTTTCTGTTAAAATTTCAACAGCTTTTTCCGGCTCATGCGGAATGGTGATTTCATGTCTATCATTAATAAAATGATAAAATTCAGGAACTTTCAAAAACTCAACATTATCAAACACACCAAGTTCGCGAAATATTTTTATTTTCATATCACTGCCGGCTAATCCGTCCATTTCGTGCAAACCAACTTCAAAAGTAAAATCTTTACGTTTAAATGTTGTTGCACATCCGCCCGGTCTGTCGTGTTGTTCTATCAATAAAACTTTCTTGCCTTCTTTTGCAAGTTTTGCTCCGGCAGTCAGTCCGCCGAGTCCGGCACCTATTATGATTATATCGTATTTCATTTTTTATTTATAAACCTTTTAATATCTTGCTCTATCTCTTTTAAACTCATCTCTTTTTCTGTATTTTTTTGTTTTTTCTTATAATTTTCATATTCAGTTGATGATTTTTCAACTGCTTTTTTATGCGATATTTTGCCTGCATGTGATAAAAGCTCTTTTTTATTCATTTTCAAAATTGTGTCTAATTGTTCAATCCAATCTTTCATATACATTGGAGTATGTTGTTGTGCCATTGTTTCGGCAAATGAAAGAAATTGTTCAACAAGTAAACCAAGTAATTTTATTTCATCTTCTTTAAGATAATTTTTTGCTGTGCTTACATCTGATTTTTTAATTTTAATATCATTTTTTTTATCATACGACTGCATGCCCATTAAAGGCAAAGAAGCATCTACTCTGCGATAAACAAGTTCTGCCGCTGTTTGCCTGCTTATTGCCCAAAGTAATTTATTTTGAACGATTTTAAAAAATTGTATGGTTTTATCATCTTTTGAATTGTAATCTATGCTAGTAGTATAAATATCTTTAATTTTTTGATAAAAAAAGCGTTCTGACAGGCGTATTTCACGAATTCTGTCTTGTAATTCATTAAAATAATTCATTGAATTACCGGATTTAAACCTATCATCATTAAGAGTAAACCCTTTAATTATATATTCTCTTAATCTTTGCGTAGCCCATATCCTAAATTGTGTGCCTTGTTGTGATTTTACTCTGTAACCTACCGAAATAATTACATCAAGATTATAATATTTCACTTGTTTTGTTTGTGTTTTACCCTCTATTGCACCATGTTGGGTGGTGTGTGTATAAAATGCATACACCTGTTTTTCATTTAATTCACCTTCTTTAAAAATGTTATTGATGTGTCTGTTTATTGTCGTTCTGTCTTTATCAAACAATAATGCCATTTGTCTCTGATTCAGCCAGACCGTTTCATCTTCAAGCCTTACATCAATTTTTATTGTACCTTCTTGGTTTTTATATAAAAGCAGTTCACTATTCATAATTCTCTTATATAATGTTTAAATTTCAATATTTTCATCTTGTCATTTACAAACCGATTATTCACACGGTATGTTGTGTTGTTCAATTAATAAAACTTTTTTGCCTTGTTTTGAATTTTTTGCTCCGGATGTAAGTCTGCCGTGCTTGATACCTATTATTATATCGTATGGCATTTTACAGATTTATTTTTTTGTATTTTGAATAACTTTGTGTTTGCAATCGTTGTTTTATTTATTGCCAAAATTCATAAAGGCTATCAGACTTCATAATTAGCATTTTTCCAAAAACAGTGTCTTTTGGTAAAAACTTGCCTTCATAATATAATTGTCCAAGTTCACTAATTGCTTGGCAATCTTCTTTCTCAACTGCAATCTTTAAGTATCTTTAAATTAATGTTTCAGTTTGCATATTATTCCCTTTCCAAATTATGAAACAAAAAAATATGAATAAAGCAATAGTTATTGAAATTGAAATAATCCAAATTACTTTTTTTGCTTGCATTTTGTTTTTATTATTGCTAATATAAGAATATCAACACCTTAAACCCCTTACGACATAATTGGGCATCTTTTAAATTCAGCATTTCTGTCAAATAAATATCTGTAAGTTATATAATGCTTGACGGGAACACTTCCTACAGAGATAAATATTTTCCTCATTTTAGGATTAAAATCACCAACCCATGAAAATTCTATTTCTTTATATTGAGGTTTTCTTTCAATTACTTTTTGTACTTCCATTATAAAGGCTGATTCAATTCCGCGATTTTGAAATTCGGGAATTACACCCATCAACACACCGCGTGCACGTGTCATTGTTTTTTTCTTTTTCAGATAAAGGAATTTCAACATATTCCAAAGATGCTTTTTACCATTCAAGTGTTTCAAGATCATATTAACATCCGGGTACATCAGATAAATCGCAATCGGTTTACCGTCTTTATATGCCAACCAAATAAAATCTTCTTCAAGAATAATTTTAGCTTTTTTAAGTGTTTTACGGATATACTCAACTTTTAAAGGTTCAAAATTTTCCATAAAAGATTTCCACGCAATATTAAACACTTCAGCAAAATCTTTTGTAAATTTTTCTTCCTCTTTCCAAGTGAAATGTTTGAACTCGTAACCCGGCTTTTTTGCTACCCATTCAGCAATACGTAAAAATCTGTCGGACAATTTTTTTGATACATCCAGATGAAAACCTTCTTGTTTAAAATATGTTTTGAATCCGTATGATTCGAACAATTGCTGATAATATTTGTGGTTATATGCAATTTCATAGGATGGGTGCGTAAATCCGTCAACAAGTAAACCCCAGTAACTGTCTCTTTCACCAAAGTTTATCGGACCGTCCATTGCCTGCATTTCTTTGCTCCTTAACCATTCTCTCGCAGTATCGAAAAGAAGATTTGCAGCTTCCTGATCATCAATGCATTCAAAAAATCCAATTCCTCCGGTAGGTTGGCTTTGTGTTTTTGATGTTTTATAATCAATGAATGCTGCAATACGACCTATTAGTTGATCTTCATCATCTTTTAATACCCAACGTTCGGCTGTACCATGATTATAGTATGTATTTTGTTTCGGATCAAACACAGCATGTATTTGTTCATCAAGCGGACAAACCCAAACAGGATCATCTTTATAGATAATTTTAGCTGTTTTCAAAAATTCTTTTCTTCCTTTTTTATCAATTACTTTAATAATTTTCATATCAGACAATTTGTTTCGGATAAATCTGATCAATTTGATCTTGATATTTTTCACTGATAAATTTTCGTTTCAACTTCAAAGTCGGTGAAAGTTCACCTGTAGTCGGTGTCCATTCATCAGGAATTAACTTGAACCTCTTGATCTTTTCAAATTCGGATACTGTTTTGTTAAATTTCTGTATCTCTTTATTGAAAACATCTATTAATTGATTGTTGTTT
This genomic interval carries:
- a CDS encoding virulence RhuM family protein; the protein is MNSELLLYKNQEGTIKIDVRLEDETVWLNQRQMALLFDKDRTTINRHINNIFKEGELNEKQVYAFYTHTTQHGAIEGKTQTKQVKYYNLDVIISVGYRVKSQQGTQFRIWATQRLREYIIKGFTLNDDRFKSGNSMNYFNELQDRIREIRLSERFFYQKIKDIYTTSIDYNSKDDKTIQFFKIVQNKLLWAISRQTAAELVYRRVDASLPLMGMQSYDKKNDIKIKKSDVSTAKNYLKEDEIKLLGLLVEQFLSFAETMAQQHTPMYMKDWIEQLDTILKMNKKELLSHAGKISHKKAVEKSSTEYENYKKKQKNTEKEMSLKEIEQDIKRFINKK